Proteins co-encoded in one Bacillus paramycoides genomic window:
- the clpC gene encoding ATP-dependent protease ATP-binding subunit ClpC, which produces MMFGRFTERAQKVLALSQEEAIRIGHNNIGTEHILLGLVREGEGIAAKALIALGLSPEKVQKEVEALIGRGTEASQTVHYTPRAKKVIELSMDEARKLGHSYVGTEHILLGLIREGEGVAARVLNNLGVSLNKARQQVLQLLGSNEASSGHQGGSSTNANTPTLDSLARDLTVVARENRLDPVIGRGKEIQRVIEVLSRRTKNNPVLIGEPGVGKTAIAEGLAQQIVNNEVPETLRDKRVMTLDMGTVVAGTKYRGEFEDRLKKVMDEIRQAGNIILFIDELHTLIGAGGAEGAIDASNILKPSLARGELQCIGATTLDEYRKYIEKDAALERRFQPIHVDEPSLDESTQILKGLRDRYEAHHRVSITDDAIDAAVKLSDRYITDRFLPDKAIDLIDEAASKVRLRSYTTPPNLKELEVKLEEIRKEKDAAVQSQEFEKAASLRDMEQRLREKLEDTKRQWKEQQGKENSEVTVEDIANVVSTWTRIPVSKLAQTETDKLLNLESILHDRVIGQDEAVVAVAKAVRRARAGLKDPKRPIGSFIFLGPTGVGKTELARALAESMFGDEDAMIRIDMSEYMEKHSTSRLVGSPPGYVGYEEGGQLTEKVRRKPYSVVLLDEVEKAHPDVFNILLQVLEDGRLTDSKGRTVDFRNTIVIMTSNVGAEALKRNKHLGFNVQDESRDYSDMKGKVMDELKKAFRPEFLNRIDEIIVFHMLEKKHIQEIVTLMVNQLVNRLKEQEIELHLTEGAISAIADKGFDREYGARPLRRAIQKHVEDRLSEELLKGAIEKGQKVIFDVEGESFVIHSAEKVK; this is translated from the coding sequence ATGATGTTTGGAAGATTTACAGAAAGAGCACAGAAAGTATTAGCTTTATCTCAAGAGGAAGCAATTCGCATTGGGCATAATAATATTGGAACAGAACATATTTTACTTGGGCTTGTACGCGAAGGTGAAGGAATTGCAGCAAAAGCGTTAATTGCTCTTGGATTAAGCCCGGAGAAAGTTCAAAAAGAGGTAGAAGCGTTAATTGGGCGCGGAACAGAAGCTTCTCAAACTGTGCATTATACACCGCGTGCTAAAAAAGTTATTGAATTGTCTATGGATGAAGCTCGCAAATTAGGTCATTCTTACGTTGGAACAGAACATATTTTACTTGGTTTAATCCGCGAGGGTGAAGGTGTAGCGGCACGTGTTTTAAATAACTTGGGTGTTAGTCTAAATAAGGCAAGACAACAAGTATTGCAACTTCTTGGAAGTAATGAAGCAAGTTCAGGTCACCAAGGTGGTTCTTCAACAAATGCAAATACACCAACACTTGATAGCTTAGCACGTGATTTAACAGTTGTTGCACGTGAAAATCGTTTAGATCCTGTTATCGGACGTGGTAAAGAAATTCAACGTGTAATTGAAGTTTTAAGCCGTAGAACAAAAAACAACCCTGTATTAATCGGTGAGCCTGGTGTAGGTAAAACGGCAATTGCAGAAGGGTTAGCACAACAAATCGTAAATAACGAAGTTCCTGAAACTTTAAGAGATAAGCGTGTTATGACGCTAGATATGGGTACAGTGGTAGCTGGAACGAAATATCGTGGTGAATTTGAAGATCGTTTGAAGAAAGTAATGGATGAAATCCGCCAAGCAGGAAATATCATTCTATTTATTGATGAACTTCATACATTAATTGGTGCAGGTGGAGCAGAAGGTGCCATTGACGCATCGAACATTTTAAAACCGTCTTTAGCTCGTGGAGAGTTACAATGTATTGGGGCGACAACGTTAGATGAATATCGCAAATATATTGAAAAAGATGCGGCTTTAGAGAGACGTTTCCAACCAATTCACGTTGATGAACCAAGCTTAGATGAATCAACTCAAATCTTGAAAGGCTTACGTGATCGTTATGAGGCACATCACCGCGTATCTATTACAGATGATGCAATTGATGCAGCTGTAAAGCTTTCAGACCGTTATATTACAGATCGTTTCTTACCAGATAAAGCGATTGATTTAATTGATGAAGCTGCTTCAAAGGTTCGTTTACGCTCTTATACAACACCACCAAATTTAAAAGAGCTTGAAGTGAAGCTTGAGGAAATTAGAAAAGAAAAAGATGCAGCTGTACAAAGTCAAGAATTTGAAAAGGCTGCTTCGTTACGTGATATGGAACAACGCTTACGTGAGAAGTTAGAAGATACGAAGCGTCAATGGAAAGAGCAACAAGGAAAAGAAAACTCAGAAGTGACAGTAGAAGATATTGCAAATGTCGTTTCTACGTGGACTCGTATCCCGGTTTCTAAACTTGCACAAACAGAGACTGATAAATTATTAAACTTAGAATCCATTCTTCACGATCGTGTTATTGGTCAAGATGAAGCGGTAGTAGCTGTAGCGAAAGCTGTTCGTCGTGCTAGAGCAGGATTGAAAGATCCGAAACGTCCAATTGGTTCATTTATTTTCTTAGGACCAACAGGTGTAGGTAAAACGGAGCTAGCAAGAGCGTTAGCAGAATCTATGTTCGGTGATGAGGATGCAATGATCCGCATCGATATGTCGGAGTACATGGAGAAGCATTCTACTTCTCGTTTAGTTGGTTCTCCTCCAGGATATGTTGGATATGAAGAAGGTGGACAGTTAACAGAGAAAGTTCGCCGTAAGCCATATTCAGTAGTCTTATTAGATGAAGTAGAGAAAGCTCATCCTGATGTGTTTAACATTCTACTACAAGTATTAGAAGATGGTCGCTTAACAGATTCTAAAGGTCGTACAGTTGATTTCCGTAATACGATTGTTATTATGACATCTAACGTTGGTGCAGAGGCGTTAAAACGTAATAAACATCTTGGATTTAACGTCCAAGATGAGAGCCGCGATTATTCAGATATGAAAGGTAAAGTAATGGATGAATTGAAAAAGGCATTTCGTCCAGAATTCTTAAACCGTATTGATGAAATTATCGTGTTCCATATGCTTGAGAAAAAACATATTCAAGAGATTGTAACACTTATGGTAAATCAGTTAGTGAACCGCTTAAAAGAGCAAGAAATTGAATTGCATTTAACAGAAGGAGCGATTTCAGCTATTGCTGATAAAGGATTTGACCGAGAGTACGGTGCTCGTCCGCTTCGTAGAGCAATTCAGAAACATGTAGAAGATAGACTATCGGAAGAACTTTTAAAAGGTGCTATTGAGAAAGGACAAAAAGTTATCTTTGATGTTGAAGGAGAATCATTTGTCATTCATAGTGCTGAAAAGGTAAAATAA
- the radA gene encoding DNA repair protein RadA: protein MAKKKTKFTCQECGYQSPKYMGKCPGCGQWNTLVEEMEPVVSSRRLNYANAIQSEVTKPRRLTEVETKSEARIETKFQEFNRVLGGGIVDGSLVLIGGDPGIGKSTLLLQISSQLADSSYDVLYISGEESAKQIKLRADRLHVNGSNLFVVSETDLQRIAAHIEEVNPAFVVIDSIQTIHLPEVTSAPGSVAQVRECTAELMKLAKTKGIPIFIVGHVTKEGAIAGPRMLEHMVDAVLYFEGDRHHTYRILRAVKNRFGSTNEMGIFEMKELGLAEVLNPSEIFLEERPVGVAGSTVVASMEGTRPVLVEIQALISPTSFGNPRRMATGIDHNRVSLIMAVLEKRTGLLLQNQDAYLKVAGGLKLDEPAIDLAVALSIASSFRDKSTAPTDAVIGEVGLTGEIRRVSRIEQRVQEAAKLGFQRAIIPRKNLGGWTIPDGIEVVGVSNLGEALRLTLGG from the coding sequence ATGGCTAAAAAGAAAACAAAATTCACATGTCAAGAGTGTGGGTATCAGTCACCGAAATATATGGGGAAATGCCCTGGATGTGGTCAATGGAATACGCTTGTTGAAGAGATGGAACCGGTTGTATCATCAAGGCGCCTTAATTATGCCAATGCAATTCAATCGGAAGTAACAAAACCAAGACGCCTAACAGAAGTAGAAACAAAGTCTGAGGCGCGTATTGAAACGAAATTTCAAGAATTTAATCGTGTACTTGGTGGCGGGATTGTAGATGGTTCCTTAGTACTTATTGGCGGAGACCCTGGGATTGGAAAATCAACGTTACTATTACAAATATCATCGCAATTAGCAGATTCTTCATATGATGTACTATATATATCGGGTGAAGAATCAGCAAAACAGATTAAACTGCGCGCGGATCGTTTACATGTAAATGGTAGTAATCTATTTGTTGTATCAGAGACGGATTTACAGCGAATTGCAGCACACATTGAAGAAGTGAATCCAGCCTTTGTTGTTATTGATTCCATCCAAACGATACATTTACCTGAGGTAACGTCAGCACCGGGAAGTGTGGCACAAGTACGTGAATGTACAGCGGAATTAATGAAACTTGCAAAAACGAAAGGGATCCCTATTTTTATCGTTGGACATGTGACAAAAGAGGGCGCAATCGCAGGACCTCGTATGTTAGAACATATGGTCGATGCAGTTCTTTACTTTGAAGGAGACCGTCATCATACATATCGTATTTTGCGAGCTGTGAAGAATCGTTTTGGTTCTACAAATGAAATGGGTATTTTTGAAATGAAGGAACTTGGTCTTGCAGAAGTCTTAAACCCTTCTGAAATTTTCCTGGAGGAAAGACCAGTTGGGGTTGCGGGATCGACAGTGGTTGCCTCAATGGAAGGAACACGACCAGTTTTAGTAGAAATACAAGCATTAATCTCCCCTACTAGTTTTGGAAACCCTCGAAGAATGGCAACGGGAATTGACCATAACCGTGTATCGCTTATTATGGCAGTGTTAGAAAAAAGAACAGGTTTATTATTGCAAAATCAAGACGCATATTTAAAAGTAGCAGGCGGTTTGAAGTTAGATGAACCAGCAATTGATTTAGCTGTGGCTTTAAGTATAGCTTCAAGTTTTAGAGATAAATCTACGGCACCGACCGATGCAGTAATAGGAGAAGTGGGATTAACTGGAGAAATAAGAAGGGTATCAAGAATTGAACAACGTGTACAAGAAGCAGCTAAATTAGGATTTCAACGCGCTATTATTCCTAGAAAAAATTTAGGAGGATGGACAATTCCGGATGGGATTGAGGTAGTAGGTGTATCCAATTTAGGAGAAGCGCTTCGTTTGACATTAGGAGGCTAG
- the disA gene encoding DNA integrity scanning diadenylate cyclase DisA: protein MEENKQRVKSMINILQLVAPGTPLREGIDNVLRAQTGGLIVLGYNEQIKSIVDGGFHINCAFSPASLYELAKMDGALILNETGSKILIANAQLVPDSSIDSIETGMRHRTAERVAKQTGSLVVAISQRRNVITLYQGNLRYTLKDIGVILTKANQAIQTLEKYKAVWNDGITNLGILEFEEVVTMSEVVHVLHSVEMVLRIKNEILSYIHELGTEGRLIRLQLTELLADLEAEAALLIKDYYQEKTQDHHQILKKLQELANAQLLEDSDLVKLLGYPGQTSLEESVTPRGYRITSKISRVPPLIIENLINRFKTLQGVCRATINELDDVEGIGEVRAKKIREGLKRIQEHLYMSRHN from the coding sequence ATGGAAGAAAACAAGCAACGTGTCAAAAGTATGATTAATATTTTACAACTTGTGGCCCCAGGAACACCACTGCGCGAAGGGATAGATAATGTACTTCGCGCACAAACAGGGGGATTAATTGTTCTTGGATATAATGAACAAATTAAAAGTATTGTTGATGGCGGGTTTCATATTAATTGTGCATTCTCTCCCGCTAGTTTATACGAATTAGCAAAAATGGATGGAGCACTTATTTTAAATGAAACTGGAAGTAAAATTTTGATTGCGAACGCACAGTTAGTTCCAGATTCATCTATTGACTCTATTGAGACTGGTATGCGCCATCGAACGGCGGAGCGTGTAGCAAAGCAGACAGGTAGCCTTGTAGTGGCTATTTCACAAAGACGTAACGTAATTACGCTATATCAAGGGAATTTACGTTATACACTAAAAGATATAGGTGTTATTTTAACAAAGGCAAACCAAGCTATTCAAACGTTAGAAAAATATAAGGCTGTATGGAATGATGGGATTACGAATTTGGGCATTCTAGAATTTGAAGAGGTCGTTACAATGTCCGAAGTAGTTCATGTTTTACATAGTGTTGAAATGGTACTACGTATTAAAAATGAAATATTGAGCTATATCCATGAACTGGGGACAGAAGGTAGGTTAATTCGTTTACAACTTACGGAACTACTAGCCGATTTAGAAGCAGAGGCAGCACTATTAATTAAAGATTACTATCAAGAGAAAACGCAAGATCATCATCAAATATTGAAAAAGTTACAAGAACTTGCAAATGCACAACTTCTAGAGGATAGCGATTTAGTTAAATTGCTCGGATACCCAGGACAAACAAGTTTAGAAGAAAGTGTGACACCGAGAGGATATCGAATCACTAGCAAAATTTCACGTGTTCCACCACTTATCATTGAAAATTTAATTAATCGATTTAAAACCTTACAAGGTGTTTGTCGGGCGACTATTAATGAATTAGATGATGTGGAAGGAATTGGGGAAGTCAGGGCGAAGAAAATACGAGAAGGCCTAAAAAGAATTCAAGAGCATCTCTATATGAGTAGACACAATTAA
- a CDS encoding PIN/TRAM domain-containing protein → MLKRIVQLFFLVIGGALGIYLIPKVINVLDIGAIPLLEGSYVRAIIGAIILFLTTFWLVDYIVQLIKHIEEALVKAPVADVLFGTLGLISGLIVAYLILIPIREFTIPVISTVLQVFFTLLLGYLGFQVGFKKRNELLGLFTLPQRGKKKNNNSENEEPENEAEESLAHWKILDTSVIIDGRIADICQTKFLEGTIVIPQFVLEELQHIADSSDALKRNRGRRGLDILNRIQKEMPIPVEIYEGDFEDIQEVDSKLVKLAKITGGTVVTNDFNLNKVSELQGVTVLNINDLANAIKPVVLPGEELSVYVVKDGKEQNQGVAYLDDGTMIVVEDGREYVGSQLDVLVTSVLQTSAGRMIFAKRKLLEKAL, encoded by the coding sequence ATGTTAAAACGGATTGTACAGCTCTTCTTTTTAGTAATCGGGGGAGCGTTAGGGATTTATTTAATCCCAAAAGTTATTAATGTATTAGACATCGGTGCCATTCCTTTACTGGAAGGATCGTATGTTCGTGCAATTATTGGTGCAATTATTTTATTTTTAACAACATTTTGGCTTGTAGATTATATTGTTCAACTTATTAAGCATATTGAAGAGGCTCTTGTAAAAGCGCCTGTAGCGGATGTTTTATTTGGTACATTAGGTTTAATCTCGGGGCTTATTGTTGCGTACTTAATTTTAATACCAATTCGTGAATTTACAATTCCAGTTATTAGTACGGTGTTGCAAGTGTTCTTCACTCTTTTACTAGGATATTTAGGATTCCAAGTAGGTTTTAAAAAGAGGAATGAATTGTTAGGATTATTTACATTACCACAACGTGGGAAGAAGAAAAATAATAATAGTGAGAATGAAGAGCCAGAAAATGAGGCAGAAGAATCTTTAGCGCATTGGAAAATTCTTGATACGAGTGTAATTATCGATGGGCGTATTGCTGATATTTGCCAAACAAAGTTCTTAGAAGGAACAATTGTCATTCCACAATTCGTGTTAGAAGAACTTCAGCACATTGCTGATTCTTCCGATGCTTTAAAGCGTAATCGTGGTCGCAGAGGATTAGACATTTTAAATCGTATTCAAAAAGAGATGCCGATTCCGGTAGAGATTTATGAAGGCGATTTCGAGGATATTCAAGAAGTGGATAGCAAACTTGTAAAGTTGGCGAAAATCACTGGTGGAACGGTAGTAACGAATGATTTCAACTTAAACAAAGTTTCTGAATTACAAGGGGTAACGGTGTTAAACATTAACGATTTAGCTAATGCAATTAAACCTGTTGTACTCCCAGGTGAAGAACTAAGTGTTTATGTTGTAAAAGATGGAAAAGAACAAAATCAAGGTGTTGCATATTTAGATGACGGCACGATGATTGTAGTAGAAGACGGTAGAGAATATGTAGGCTCACAACTCGATGTACTCGTTACGAGTGTGTTACAAACATCGGCGGGTCGTATGATTTTCGCCAAACGTAAGTTATTAGAAAAAGCATTATAA
- the ispD gene encoding 2-C-methyl-D-erythritol 4-phosphate cytidylyltransferase, whose protein sequence is MYTLIIPAAGQGKRMGAGKNKLFLLINEVPIIVHTLRAFEKDKACKNIIMAINEEERPYFEELMQKYPIEKPVQFIQGGAERQDSVYNAIQHTSGVEYVLVHDGARPFIANKVIQDVLTAAEKYGASICAVPVKDTVKKVEQGVVVETVERSQLKAVQTPQGFSVSLLLEAHRSAKQSCFLGTDDASLIERIGKQVGVVEGSYYNIKVTTPEDLLIAESFLHVQKK, encoded by the coding sequence ATGTATACATTAATTATTCCAGCAGCTGGTCAAGGAAAGCGGATGGGTGCTGGCAAAAATAAGTTGTTTTTACTTATTAATGAAGTACCGATTATTGTGCATACGTTACGTGCTTTTGAAAAGGATAAGGCGTGTAAAAATATTATTATGGCAATTAATGAAGAAGAGCGCCCGTATTTTGAAGAGTTAATGCAGAAGTATCCAATTGAAAAGCCAGTACAATTTATTCAAGGTGGAGCTGAAAGACAAGATAGTGTGTATAACGCGATTCAGCATACGAGTGGTGTTGAGTATGTTCTTGTACATGATGGAGCACGCCCGTTCATAGCGAATAAAGTGATTCAAGATGTATTAACTGCAGCAGAAAAATATGGAGCTTCCATTTGTGCGGTGCCAGTAAAAGATACCGTTAAGAAAGTAGAGCAGGGTGTCGTTGTCGAAACGGTAGAGAGATCTCAGCTTAAAGCTGTACAAACACCGCAAGGGTTTTCTGTTTCTCTTTTATTAGAAGCTCATAGAAGCGCGAAGCAGAGTTGTTTTCTTGGTACAGATGATGCAAGTCTCATAGAACGTATCGGGAAGCAAGTAGGTGTAGTAGAGGGGAGTTACTATAATATTAAAGTAACGACTCCAGAGGATTTACTAATTGCTGAAAGTTTTCTTCACGTTCAAAAGAAATGA
- the ispF gene encoding 2-C-methyl-D-erythritol 2,4-cyclodiphosphate synthase, producing the protein MFRIGQGFDVHEFAEGRPLIIGGITIPHEKGLIGHSDADVLLHTIADACLGAIAAGDIGKHFPDTDPAFKDADSAVLLQKVWEFVREQGYELGNLDCTIIAQKPKMAPHIESMRKRISELLETSIDNINVKATTTEKLGFTGREEGIASQAVVLLQKK; encoded by the coding sequence ATGTTTCGAATTGGACAAGGTTTTGATGTGCATGAATTCGCGGAAGGTAGACCGTTAATTATTGGTGGAATTACAATTCCCCATGAGAAAGGATTAATCGGTCATTCGGATGCAGATGTATTGTTACATACGATTGCGGACGCATGCTTAGGTGCAATAGCAGCAGGAGATATCGGAAAACATTTCCCTGACACAGACCCTGCCTTTAAAGATGCTGATTCAGCTGTATTATTGCAAAAGGTTTGGGAATTTGTGCGTGAACAAGGTTATGAGTTAGGGAATTTAGATTGTACAATTATTGCTCAAAAGCCAAAAATGGCACCACATATTGAAAGTATGCGTAAACGCATTAGCGAGCTATTAGAAACGTCTATTGATAATATTAATGTAAAGGCAACAACAACAGAAAAATTAGGATTTACAGGTAGAGAAGAAGGAATTGCTTCTCAAGCAGTTGTTTTATTGCAGAAAAAATAA
- the gltX gene encoding glutamate--tRNA ligase: protein MEKQVRVRYAPSPTGHLHIGNARTALFNYLFARHQDGKFIIRIEDTDVKRNVAGGEESQLKYLKWLGMDWDEGVDVGGEFGPYRQTERLDIYKKLYEDLLERGLAYKCYMTEEELEAEREGQIARGETPRYAGNHRDLTEAQVKEFEAEGRIPSIRFRVPADRDYTFKDIVKDEVAFHSNDFGDFVIVKKDGIPTYNFAVAVDDHLMEITHVLRGDDHISNTPKQMMIYEAFGWDIPQFGHMTLIVNESRKKLSKRDESIIQFIEQYKELGYLPEAIFNFIALLGWSPVGEEEIFSQEEFIKMFDAARLSKSPALFDSQKLKWMNNQYMKKQDLDTVVELSLPHLVKAGRIGETLSEQEQAWIRDVIALYHEQMSFGAEIVELSEMFFKDHVDYEEEGQEVLKGEQVPEVLRAFAGQVEALEAMEPAAIKAAIKAVQKETGHKGKNLFMPIRVATTGQTHGPELPNAIALLGKEKVLNRLQKVIG from the coding sequence ATGGAAAAGCAAGTGAGAGTGCGCTATGCGCCAAGTCCAACAGGACACTTACATATCGGAAATGCGCGTACGGCATTATTTAATTATTTATTTGCTCGTCATCAAGATGGTAAGTTTATTATTCGTATTGAAGATACTGATGTAAAACGTAATGTTGCAGGTGGAGAAGAAAGCCAATTAAAATACTTGAAATGGCTCGGTATGGACTGGGATGAAGGTGTTGATGTTGGTGGTGAATTTGGACCATATCGTCAAACAGAGCGTTTAGATATTTATAAAAAGTTATATGAAGATTTATTAGAGCGTGGTCTAGCTTACAAATGTTATATGACAGAAGAAGAGTTAGAAGCAGAACGTGAAGGGCAAATCGCTCGTGGTGAAACACCTCGTTACGCAGGTAACCACCGTGATTTAACTGAAGCACAAGTGAAAGAATTTGAAGCTGAGGGACGTATTCCAAGTATTCGTTTCCGTGTACCAGCTGACCGTGATTACACATTTAAAGATATCGTAAAAGATGAAGTTGCATTCCATTCAAATGATTTTGGTGATTTCGTTATCGTGAAAAAAGATGGAATTCCAACTTATAACTTTGCGGTAGCGGTAGATGATCACTTAATGGAAATTACACACGTACTTCGTGGTGATGACCATATTTCAAACACGCCAAAACAAATGATGATTTATGAAGCTTTCGGTTGGGATATCCCACAATTCGGTCACATGACTTTAATTGTAAATGAAAGCCGTAAAAAATTAAGTAAGCGTGATGAATCTATTATTCAATTTATTGAGCAATATAAAGAGCTTGGATATCTTCCAGAAGCAATCTTTAACTTTATTGCATTACTAGGTTGGTCGCCAGTAGGAGAAGAAGAAATCTTCTCTCAAGAAGAGTTTATCAAAATGTTCGATGCAGCTCGTTTATCAAAATCACCTGCATTATTTGATTCTCAAAAACTAAAATGGATGAACAACCAATATATGAAAAAGCAAGATTTAGATACGGTAGTAGAATTAAGCTTACCGCATCTAGTGAAAGCTGGACGTATAGGTGAAACTTTAAGTGAACAAGAACAAGCTTGGATTCGTGATGTAATTGCGTTATATCATGAACAAATGAGCTTTGGAGCTGAAATTGTAGAGCTTTCCGAAATGTTCTTCAAAGATCATGTTGATTATGAAGAAGAAGGACAAGAAGTATTAAAAGGTGAACAAGTACCAGAAGTACTTCGTGCATTTGCTGGTCAAGTAGAAGCACTAGAAGCGATGGAACCAGCAGCAATTAAGGCGGCTATTAAAGCAGTTCAAAAGGAAACAGGTCATAAAGGTAAAAACTTATTTATGCCAATCCGTGTTGCAACTACTGGTCAAACACATGGCCCAGAGCTTCCAAATGCTATTGCACTTCTTGGAAAAGAAAAAGTTTTAAATCGTCTACAAAAAGTAATTGGTTAA
- the cysE gene encoding serine O-acetyltransferase → MFKRLREDIEVVFEQDPAARSYFEVILTYSGLHAVWAHRIAHAFYKKNFFFMARWISQVSRFFTGIEIHPGATIGRRFFIDHGMGVVIGETCEIGDNVTIYQGVTLGGTGKEKGKRHPTIQDNVLIATGAKVLGSITVGENSKIGAGSVVLKEVPAHSTVVGIPGRVVIQNGVKIGQELNHSDLPDPIFDKLKVMEVELDKLKKQLEVKVEREDKNDYSHL, encoded by the coding sequence ATGTTTAAGAGGCTTCGGGAAGATATTGAAGTCGTTTTTGAACAGGATCCAGCGGCAAGAAGTTACTTCGAAGTCATTTTGACTTACTCTGGATTACATGCAGTTTGGGCCCATCGAATTGCACATGCTTTTTATAAAAAGAATTTCTTCTTTATGGCACGTTGGATCTCACAAGTTAGTCGTTTCTTTACTGGCATTGAGATTCATCCAGGAGCAACAATTGGTCGTCGTTTTTTCATAGACCATGGGATGGGGGTTGTAATTGGAGAAACGTGTGAAATTGGTGATAATGTAACGATCTATCAAGGGGTTACATTAGGTGGTACGGGTAAAGAAAAGGGAAAGAGGCACCCTACAATCCAGGATAATGTATTAATTGCAACGGGTGCTAAAGTACTAGGATCCATTACAGTTGGAGAGAATTCTAAAATTGGAGCAGGTTCTGTCGTATTAAAAGAAGTCCCTGCACATTCTACAGTTGTAGGTATACCTGGCCGAGTCGTTATTCAAAATGGAGTAAAGATTGGTCAAGAATTAAATCATTCTGACCTTCCGGATCCAATTTTTGATAAATTAAAGGTTATGGAAGTAGAACTTGATAAATTAAAAAAACAACTTGAAGTAAAGGTAGAAAGGGAGGATAAAAATGACTATTCACATTTATAA
- the cysS gene encoding cysteine--tRNA ligase → MTIHIYNTLTRQKEEFTPLEENKVKMYVCGPTVYNYIHIGNARPPMVFDTVRRYLEYKGYDVQYVSNFTDVDDKLIKAANELGEDVPTIADRFVEAYFEDVTALGCKHATVHPRVTENMDIIIEFIQELVNKGYAYESEGDVYFRTKEFEGYGKLSHQPIADLRHGARIEVGEKKQDPLDFALWKAAKEGEIFWESPWGQGRPGWHIECSAMARKYLGDTIDIHAGGQDLAFPHHENEIAQSEALTGKTFARYWMHNGYININNEKMSKSLGNFILVHDIIKQYDPQLIRFFMLSVHYRHPINFSEELLQSTNNGLERIKTAYGNLKHRMESSTDLTDHNEKWLAELEKFQTAFEEAMDDDFNTANAITELYNVANHANQYLLEEHTSTVVIEAYVKQLETLFDILGLELAQEELLDEEIEALIQKRIEARKNRDFALSDQIRDDLKDRNIILEDTAQGTRWKRG, encoded by the coding sequence ATGACTATTCACATTTATAATACGTTAACACGTCAAAAGGAAGAGTTTACTCCATTAGAAGAAAATAAGGTAAAGATGTACGTATGCGGACCTACAGTTTATAACTACATTCACATTGGGAATGCGAGACCACCTATGGTATTTGATACGGTACGCCGTTATTTAGAATATAAAGGGTATGATGTGCAGTACGTATCTAACTTTACTGACGTAGATGATAAATTAATTAAAGCAGCAAATGAATTAGGTGAAGATGTGCCAACAATTGCTGATCGTTTCGTTGAAGCGTATTTTGAAGATGTAACGGCGCTAGGTTGCAAGCATGCAACAGTGCACCCGCGTGTAACGGAAAATATGGATATCATTATTGAATTTATTCAAGAACTTGTGAATAAAGGATATGCATATGAATCAGAAGGAGATGTGTACTTTAGAACGAAGGAATTCGAAGGGTACGGTAAATTATCTCATCAACCAATCGCAGACTTACGTCACGGTGCGCGCATTGAAGTAGGAGAGAAGAAACAAGATCCACTTGATTTTGCTTTATGGAAAGCTGCGAAAGAAGGAGAAATCTTCTGGGAGAGCCCTTGGGGGCAAGGTCGTCCAGGTTGGCATATCGAATGCTCGGCAATGGCGCGTAAATACTTAGGGGACACAATCGATATTCATGCTGGTGGTCAAGACTTGGCATTTCCTCATCATGAGAATGAAATCGCGCAATCTGAGGCGTTAACAGGAAAAACATTTGCACGTTATTGGATGCACAATGGATATATTAATATTAATAATGAGAAGATGTCTAAGTCACTTGGGAACTTCATTTTAGTTCACGATATCATTAAGCAATATGATCCACAGTTAATTAGATTCTTTATGCTATCAGTGCATTACCGTCACCCAATTAATTTCAGTGAAGAGTTATTACAAAGTACAAATAACGGACTGGAAAGAATTAAAACGGCTTACGGTAACTTAAAACACCGTATGGAAAGTAGTACGGATTTAACAGATCATAATGAGAAATGGTTGGCTGAACTGGAGAAATTCCAGACTGCATTTGAAGAAGCGATGGATGATGACTTCAATACTGCTAATGCAATCACTGAGTTATATAATGTAGCCAATCATGCAAATCAATATTTACTGGAAGAGCATACGTCTACAGTGGTAATTGAAGCATACGTAAAACAACTTGAAACATTATTTGATATTTTAGGATTGGAATTAGCGCAAGAAGAGTTACTTGATGAAGAAATTGAGGCGCTTATTCAAAAACGTATTGAAGCTCGTAAAAATCGTGATTTTGCATTGTCAGATCAAATTCGCGATGATTTAAAAGACCGTAACATTATTTTAGAAGATACCGCTCAAGGTACAAGATGGAAAAGAGGATAA